The Paenibacillus macerans genome includes a window with the following:
- a CDS encoding helix-turn-helix domain-containing protein, giving the protein MEKRKLTPLGVIIRKRLLDKGMTQLQLAQEVGTTKVYLNYILHGERPGKKYLPRILAVLDIDPEIVRQHIA; this is encoded by the coding sequence TTGGAAAAAAGGAAGCTGACTCCACTCGGGGTGATTATCAGAAAACGACTGCTGGATAAAGGAATGACTCAGTTGCAACTTGCGCAAGAGGTCGGAACAACCAAGGTCTATTTGAACTATATTCTTCACGGTGAGCGACCGGGCAAAAAATACCTTCCTCGAATCCTTGCAGTGTTGGATATTGACCCCGAAATTGTCCGTCAGCACATCGCATAA